One genomic segment of Scophthalmus maximus strain ysfricsl-2021 chromosome 3, ASM2237912v1, whole genome shotgun sequence includes these proteins:
- the LOC118316625 gene encoding tumor necrosis factor receptor superfamily member 5-like: YVLVSVYNLCCTGTALTDTECSDCSDGTFSNGTSTSCQPPTQCESQILQLIKPGTVSTDAECGEDYDSTIVVAIVVSFLLICVVLLFLLFFFWKNKRRLFGKIRSAAIPTEVCLLLSFSHCIFYVCVHCGGG; encoded by the exons TATGTGCTAGTAAGTGTATATAATTTGTGTTGTACAGGAACAGCCCTCACAGACACTGAGTGCTCTGACTGCAGTGATGGGACTTTTTCAAATGGGACATCTACATCTTGTCAACCACCCACACA ATGTGAATCACAAATCCTTCAGCTGATAAAACCTGGAACTGTGTCGACTGATGCTGAATGTGGAGAAGACTACGATTCAACTATTGTGGTCGCCATTGTAgtgtcttttttattaatttgtgttgttttactttttttactcttttttttctggaagaaCAAAAGACGTCTATTTG GCAAAATAAGAAGTGCAGCTATTCCCACAGAGGTATGTCTGTTACTCTCCTTTTCACACTGTAtcttctatgtgtgtgtgcactgtggtgGAGGATAA